A window of the Arachis duranensis cultivar V14167 chromosome 5, aradu.V14167.gnm2.J7QH, whole genome shotgun sequence genome harbors these coding sequences:
- the LOC107487162 gene encoding uncharacterized protein LOC107487162 codes for MGCMVSQLASKFAFFPPSPPTYHLKNRDNDGKLTVVSTAAPIPHADDTNLDVLLVDTKHGNKIVAFYLKNPYARLTLLYSHGNAADLGQLYDLFVQLKVNLRVNLMGYDYSGYGASTGKPSESSTYADIEAIYECLETEYGVSQEDVILYGQSVGSGPTLHLASKLPRLRGVVLHSGILSGLRVLCHVKFTFCFDIYKNINKIKKVKCPVLVIHGTEDDVVNWLHGNGLWKMAKDTYDPLWIKGGGHCNLELYPDYIRHLSKFVQEMENMTTEKRLKKIRQNKKLQPKNCCLSGCECCNISSCTCECPKCSSCECPKCSSCECPSYSLSFNCPRCCKLSCAKCCRLPKLSNCFGPCLCCCGKCSGSSYSIRCSMPSCCCSTPSCCKNCWCWKCCFGFGRHSGTNGKHNG; via the exons ATGGGTTGCATGGTGTCTCAGCTCGCTTCAAAGTTCGCCTTCTTCCCACCCTCTCCACCCACTTACCACCTCAAGAACCGGGACAACGACGGCAAGCTCACGGTGGTCTCCACCGCCGCTCCGATCCCTCACGCCGACGACACCAACTTGGATGTTCTCCTTGTTGACACCAAACATGGAAACAAGATCGTTGCTTTCTATCTTAAGAACCCTTATGCTCGCCTCACTCTTCTCTATTCTCATGGCAATGCTGCTGACTTGGGTCAACTCTATGATCTCTTCGTTCAACTCAAGGTCAATCTTAGAGTTAATCTCATGGG ATATGACTACTCTGGATATGGGGCCTCTACTGGCAAG CCTAGTGAATCCAGCACATATGCAGACATAGAGGCGATATATGAATGCCTCGAGACTGAATACGGAGTTAGCCAGGAAGATGTAATCTTGTATGGGCAATCGGTTGGAAGCGGACCGACATTGCACTTGGCATCTAAATTGCCGAGGTTGAGAGGTGTCGTTCTACACAGTGGCATTCTTTCTGGACTTAGAGTTCTTTGCCATGTGAAGTTCACATTTTGCTTTGATATTTATAAG AACATCAACAAAATAAAGAAGGTCAAGTGCCCTGTATTGGTGATACAT GGTACAGAAGATGATGTTGTCAATTGGCTACATGGTAATGGACTGTGGAAAATGGCAAAGGACACCTACGATCCGTTGTGGATCAAAGGAGGCGGCCACTGCAACTTGGAGCTTTACCCCGATTACATTCGCCACCTATCCAAATTTGTCCAAGAAATGGAGAACATGACAACCGAAAAACGCCTCAAGAAGATTCGTCAGAATAAGAAGCTGCAACCGAAAAACTGTTGTTTGTCTGGTTGTGAATGCTGCAACATTAGTAGTTGTACATGCGAGTGTCCGAAATGCTCTAGCTGCGAATGTCCGAAATGTTCTAGCTGCGAATGCCCGAGTTATTCCTTGTCCTTCAATTGTCCTAGGTGCTGTAAACTTAGCTGTGCAAAGTGTTGCCGCCTACCGAAGCTGTCGAATTGTTTCGGACCATGCTTGTGCTGCTGTGGAAAATGCTCAGGTTCTAGTTATAGTATAAGATGCTCAATGCCTAGTTGCTGCTGCTCAACACCAAGTTGCTGTAAGAATTGTTGGTGCTGGAAATGTTGTTTTGGATTTGGAAGACACAGTGGCACAAATGGAAAGCACAATGGCTAA